The genome window AAGCGCCAGAAACAGCGAGCCGGTCAGCGCGAGCGAATAGTAAAACCAGTTGGGCACCCGCATCGCCGGGGTCAGGAATTTGCCCGCTCGCGGCAGGAACTCGGCAAAGCTCCAGAGCAGCAGCGCGGCGAAGACCAGCGTGGCGATATCCGCCAGCAGTTGCAGCAGGCGGGCGGCGCGCCCGCCGAGCAGGTCGGGCAGCATGGTGACAGCCACCAGCGATTGCCGCCCCGCCAGCGCGGGCACCGACAGAAACACCAGCCCGATGCCGCTGAACCGGGCCAGCTCGTCGGCCCATGGCAGGCCGATATCAAGGAAGTTCCGGGCCGCGACCTGCGCCACCACCAGCACCGCCATCAGGGCGAGAAGGGTGAGGCCAAGCCCCACCCCCCAATTTGCCACGCGGGCGATCATGCTGCTGATGCGGCGCATTCCGGCGGGCTCAGATCGCGGCGATCTTGGCGTAGAGATCGCCGTATTCGGCGCCGAAACGTTCGTCGACCAGCTTCGACACGCTCTCGCGGAAGCCCGCCAGATCAAGCCCGTCTTCCTCGCCGATCACCGTCATGCCGAGATCGCGCAGCTGCTGGGTCTCGCCCTCCTCGTTGTCGAGAATGGCCTTGGTGGCCTTTTCGCGGGTCTGGGTCGAGGCTTCGCGCACGGCCTCTTTCTGGGCATCGGGCAGGCCCTGCCATACGTCCTCGTTCATCACCACGACCTCGGCGTTGCTCATATGGCCGGTCAGCATCAGGTGGCTCTGCACCTCGTAGAGCTTGACGTTGAGCACCACGTTCACCGGGTTCTCCTGCCCCTGCACCACGCCGGTGGCCAGCGCCGTGGGCACCTCCGACCAGTCGACCGGCACGGCAACGGCGCCCATGCCCTCTACGGCGGTGGTGTAGATCGGGAAGGGCACGGCGCGGATCTTCACGCCCTCAAGGTCCGCCGGGCCCATGACCGCCTTGTTGCAGGTCAGGTTGCGGCGGCCGAAGTAGTGGGCATAGATCACCCGCACGTTGGCGGCGGCGATCAGGCCCTCGTTCAGCTCCTGCATGACCGGGCTTTCCACGTCGGTCACCGCCATCAGGTGGTCGATGTCGCGGTAAAGATAAGGCGTGTCGAGCGCGGCGAAGGGCTGGTAGAGCGAGCCGAGCGCGCCGGCGGTGTTATGCGAGAAGGCGATTGTGCCGAGCGAAACCGCCTCGGCCAGCTCCTGCAACTTGCCCAGTTGGCTGTTGGGGAAGACCTGCACCTCAAGCTCGCCGCCCGAGGTCTGGCCGAGGGCTTCGGCAAACCAGTCGGCCTGCGCGCCGGCGACCGAGGCGACCTCGTTGTTGTGGCCATAGCGCAGGCTGGTGGCCGCAAAGGCGGGCCGCGCGACGAGCGGGGCCGCCAGCGCGGCGCCACCGAGGGCCAATACGGAGCGGCGGTTCAAACCGTTGAAGTGTGTCATCTCTCTCCTCCCGAGATTTCTGATGTATTCTGAGGCACAGGGCCGCAATCGCAAACGGCAAATCCTCAGGAAATCGTGTCTTTGACATAGGGTAGGGAATTGAACCATGATTGGTCCAGCAGATAAGATTGATGTATTTTGAGGGGTCTTGCCAGATGGCAACCAAAGCAGATCGCCCGCTTCTGACCGATATCGCCACGCGGGCCGGGGTTTCGATGGCCACGGTGGACCGGGTGGTGAACCGGCGAAAGGGCGTGTCGGAGCGCACCCGGCTGAGGGTTCTGGAGGCGGCGCGGGCCGTTGGCTACCTCGGGGATGAGGAAGCGGCGCATATCGGGGCGCAGCGGGCGATGAACATCACCGTGCTGTTGCCTGCGGGCACCAACCCCTACCTGCGGCTGCTGGGTGACAGGGTGCGGGCGCGGATTGGAGAGCGCGAGGCCAGCGCGCCCTTTTTGCGTTGTTTCTTCATCGAAAGCTTCAACGCCCCCGCTCTGGCGGCGGCCCTGCGCCGGGCGGCGGACTGGTCCGACGGGGTGGCGTTCTTTGCCATCGAACACCCGGAAGTGCGCGCCGCAGCGGCGGAGGTGGCGGCACAGGGGGTGCGGCTGGTGACACTGGTGTCCAACCACGGGGATCGCGCCGGGGTGGCGCACATCGGGCTCGACAACCACGCCGTCGGCCGCACGGCGGGGCTGCTGCTCGGGCGCCTTGCCGGACGGCGCGAGGGGGCCGTGGCGCTGGTGGCCGGGTCGCGGAACTACCGGGCGCACAGCGAGAGGGAGGCCGGGTTTCTGAGCCTGCTCGACGAGATGTTTCCGGCCCTCAGCCTCGTCGGCTTACGGGAAGGGCATGACGATGCCGCCCAGAACTATCGGCACACGTTGGCGCTGCTCGATCAGCAGCCGGATCTCGTGGGGATCTACAACGTTGGCGGCTCGTCGGGCGGAATCACCCGCGCCCTGCGGGAGCGCGGGCGCGAGGAGGTCGTGTTCATCGGTCACGGGCTTACCGCCGACACCCGCCGCGCCCTGCTAGATGGAACCATGGATGCGGTTTTCGATCAGGACCCGGACCTGCTGCTCGACCGCGCCCTGGCCGCGCTCGCCCGGGCGCAGGCCCCCCAGGGGGCGCTGAAGCTCGATATCTACTTTCGTGAGAACCTGCCCTGACGGCCGGGGGCCTCAGCCCATGCCCAGCAGCCAGAGCACCAGCGGGATCGTGGCCACGGCGGCGAGGGTCTGGGATGTGACGAGGCCCGCCATCAGCGTGCCGTCGCCGCCGAGCTGGCGGGTAAGGACGTAGGCGGTGGGGGCGACGGGAATGGCGGAGAAGACCACCATCACGAGCGCCTCGGTTCCGGTGAGGCCCATCGCGCCCGCGATGAAGGCGGCGAAGAGGGGCATGGCGATGAGGCGCAGGGCGCCGATGCCGACCAGGGGCAGGAAGTCCTGGCGCAGCGCCTCGGGGCGCAGGGCGGCGCCGACGCAGAGCAGGCCGAGGGGCAGGCTGGCGCGGCCCATCAGGTCGAGAAAGCGGTCGGTGCCGAGCGGCAGGCCGATGCCGGAAAGCGTCAGGGCGATACCGGCGAGGCAAGCGAGGATCAGCGGGTTGGTCAGGATGCTGCGTGCCATGGCGGGGGCCGCGCGCAGGCCGGTCTGCTCCGAGAGCGCCATGATAGAGAGCACGTTGACGAAGGGCACCGCGATGGCGAGGTAGACCGCCGCCTGCCCCAGCCCCGCCGTGCCCGTGAGCCCGGCCGTGACCGCGAGGCCGATATAGGTGTTGAACCGCACCACCCCCTGGAAGGCCGGGCCGTAGCGCGCCGGTCTTGCAGGCAGCACGAAGCGGCGCAGGGCCCAGAGCGCGAGCGCCGCGAGCGAGATGGCGACGAGCGCCGCCCCGCCCATGCGCAAGATCGCCGGATCGGTCAGCGGTGCATTGGCAAGGCTCGAGACCAGCAGGGCCGGAAACAGGAGGAAGTAGTTCAGCTTCTCGGCGGCGGGCCAGAAGCCCGGATCGGGCCAGCCCCTGCGGGAGAGCAGGAAGCCGAGGCAGATCAGGGCAAAGAGCGGCCAGATGGTGAGGATGAGCATGGGCGGTTTTCCGGTGTCGGCCCACGTGGGTTACGGCGTGGTGCTCCCGGGGGCAAGCGGTTGGGCCGATCGCCGGGCGCGCTGCACCGTCAGCAGGAAGGCCACGATGAAGCAGAGGGTCATGGCCAGCACGATGGTGGGGGCCGGGGCCGAATTGAGCCAGAAGCTGGCGTAGGTTCCCGCAAGGGCGCAGCCCAGCGCGAGGCCGACGGAGACCATCAGCATGGCATGGAACCGCCGGGTCAGCAGGAAGGCCGTGGCTCCCGGCGCGATCAGCAGGGCGATGGCGAGGATGATGCCCACCGCCTTCAGCGCCGCGACAATGGTGAGGGAGAGCGCCACCAGCAGCCCGTAGTGCAGCCAGCCCACCGGTAGCCCCGAGGCCTTGGCCTGGGTCGGGTCGAAGGCGTGGAGCAGCAGGTCTTTCCACTTCACGGCGAGGGCAAGGGCGACGGCGCCACCGATGATCCCGGCTTCCCAGAGGTCGGCAGGCCCGATGCCGAGGATGTCGCCGAAGAGGATGTGATCGAGGTGCACATCGGAGGCGATGGCGGTGTAGATCACGAGGCCGAGCGCGAACATGCCGGAGAAGACCACGCCCATCACCGTGTCCTGCTTGATGCGGGAATTCTCCTGCAGGTAGCCGGTGGCCAACGCGCAGCCCATCCCGGCGAGGAAGGCCCCGATGCCGAGGGGGAGGCCGACGATATAGGCCAGCACCACGCCGGGAAGGACGGCGTGAGAAACCGCATCGCCCATCAGCGACCAGCCCTTCAGAACGAGGAAGCAGGAGAGCATCGCCGCCGGCACCGAGATAAGCGCAGCCACGGCGAGGGCGTACTGCATGAACGGCAGTTGGAACGGCAGCAGCAGCTCTTCGATCATTGCAGGGCCTCCCGGGCGCGGCGGCGGGCCGCCAGCATGCCGTGGGTGGGGGCAAGGAAGAAGGCCACGAGGAAGAGGCCAACCTGCAGCAGCACGATCACCCCGCCGGTGGCGCCGTTGAGGAAGTAGCTGATGTAGGCCCCGAAGAAGCCCGTGCCCGCGCCGATCGCCACCGAGAGCCAGATCAGGCGGTGGAAGCGGTCTGTCAGCAGGTAGGCGGTGGCGCCGGGGGTAACGACCATGGAGATGACGAGGAAGGCTCCCACGGTCTGCAGCGCGGCCACGGTGGAGGCGGCGAGCAGGGTGAAGAAGAGGATGCGCAGCCCATTGGTGTTGAGGCCGATGGAGCGGGCGTGGCTTTCGTCGAAGAAGGTCACCATCAGGTCGCGCCACTTGGCGGTGAGAATCACCAGCGTCACCACCGCGATGATGACGAGTTGCAGCGTGTCACCGGGCGTGATGGCGAGGATGTTGCCAAGGGTGATGGTCTGGATGTTCACCGGCACGGGGGAGACCGAGACCATGAAGAGGCCGAGGCCGAAGAAGCTGGTGAAGATCAGCCCGATGATCGCGTCTTCCTTCAGGCCCGTGCGCTGGTTGAGAAACAGCATCGCCCCTGCGGCCAGCCCGCCTGAGAGAAAGGCGCCCAGCGCGAAGGGCAGGCCGAGCATGTAGGCCCCGGCCACGCCCGGCACGATGGCATGGGAGAGCGCATCGCCGATGAGCGACCAGCCCTTGAGCATCAGGAAGGCGGAGAGGAAGGCGCAGACGCAGCCGACCAGGGCCGAGACCCACATGGCGTTGGTCATGTAGGCATAGGAGAAGGGTTCGAGGAGGATCATTCCCAGTCCTCGTCTTCTTCCGGGTCGGCGGGATCCTTGTGCTCTTGGTACATGACGAAGGGGCGTTCGTCGTCGGTGATGACGGTGATGCTGCGCGCGTCTTCGTCATCGTGCAGGTCGGCCCCGCCGAGGACGAAGTGGCGGAGCACGCCGCCGAAGGCCTCTTCGAGGTTTTCGCGGGTGAAGGTCTGGGAGGTGGGGCCGTAAGCGAGCACGGTGCCTTTCACCAGCACCGTCCTGTCGCAGAACTCGGGCACGGAGCCGAGGTTGTGGGTAGAAACCAGCATCACCCGGCCCTCGTCGCGCAGCTCGCGCAGGAGCTTGATGATCTCTTCCTCGGTGGTCACGTCGACGCCGGTGAAGGGCTCGTCGAGCAGGATCACCCTGCCCTCCTGCGCAAGGGCACGGGCGAGGAACACCCGCTTGCGCTGCCCGCCCGAAAGCTCGCCGATCTGACGGTGGCGGAAGTCGGACATGCCGACGCGGGCGAGCGAGGCCGTCACCGCCTCGCGGTCGGCGGCGCGGGGGCGGCGCAGAAAGCCCATGTGCCCGTAGCGGCCCATCATCACCACGTCTTCCACCAGAACCGGAAAGGCCCAGTCGACCTCCTCGGCCTGGGGGACATAGGCAACGAGGTTCTTCTTGAGCGCCTCGCGCACCGGAAGGCCGAGCACGCGGATATCGCCCGCCGCCACGTTCAGGAAACCCATGATGGCCTTGAACAGTGTGGATTTGCCCGCGCCGTTCACGCCTACGAGCGCGGTGATCGTGCCCTTCGGGATCTCGAAGCTGGCGTGGCTCAGCGCGGTGTGGCCGTTGCGGTAGGTGACGGTGATGTCATCCACCAGCACGCCGCCCCCTGCTGCGGGGGTGCCGGGCTCGTGGTGTTCCAGCGGATCGGGGGCGAGGCTCATTGCGCGGCCCCGGTCAGCCCGTCGAGGATGGTCTGGGAGGTCACGCGCAGCAGGTCGAGGTAGGTGGGCACCGGGCCGTCCGCTTCGGTCAGGCTGTCGACGTAGAGCACGCCGCCATAGGCCGCGCCGGTCTCGCGGGCGACCTGGCGGGCCGGTTTGTCGGAGATGGTGCTTTCGGAGAAGACCACCTTGATGTCGTGCTCGCGGATCGCGTCGATCACGCCGCGCACCTGTTGCGGTGTGCCCTGCTGGTCGGCGTTGATCGGCCAGAGAAACAGCTCTTTCAGCCCGTAGTCGCGGGCGAGGTAGGAGAAGGCCCCCTCGGAGGTGACGAGCCAGCGCTCCTCCTCGGGCAGGGCGAGGATGGCATCGCGGATCGGCGCGATGGTGGCGGCGATTTCGGCCTTGTAGGCCTCTGCATTGGCCATGTAGGTCGCCGCGTTATCCGGGTCGTGCTCGGCCATGGCGGCGGCGATGTTGTTTACGTAGATCTCGGCCGAGGTCAACCCCATCCAGGCGTGGGGATTGGGCTTGCCGTCATAGGGGCCGGAGGTGATGGACATCGGCTCCACCCCCTCACTGACCACGGCAGAGGGCACCCCGCCGAGGTTGCGGAAGAACTTTTCGAACCAGAGCTCGAGGTTGAGGCCGTTCCACAGGATCAGGTCGGCATCACGCGCGGCCAGAATGTCGCGCGGGGCGGGGGCGTAATTGTGGATCTCGGCACCGGGCGGCGTGACCGAAACCACCTCGGCGGTCTCCCCGGCCACGTTGCGGGCCATGTCGGCAATCACGGTGAAGGTTGTGGCGACCCGGAACTTCTCGGCCCAGCCGGCGGCGGGCCAGAGGGCGAGGGTGGCGAGAAGGAGGGCGGTGAGGCTGCGCATGAGCTTTCCTGCTTGGCTGTTCGGGAGGAGGATATGTCGGGCGAGGGCCGAGTCAATGCAAATGCGAATGAGTTGCAATTAAATGTGCAGGTGCAGCATCAGGGGTGGCCTCCCCTGCCCGGCCAGAAAAGCCTTCACATCCACGAAACCCTGCTTCTAAGATGATCGCGATCTGTGGCCGCGCCGTGGAACCGTATTCCGCCAAGCGAAAGAGCCGCCGACAACTGGGAGAGAGATATGCACATGATGACTAAGGTGGCCGTGGCCGCCCTGATGACCGCCGGAATCGCCGGGGAAGCTGCTGCCACCGAATGGAACGTTTCGGTCTGGGGCAAGCGCCGGGCCTTTACCGAGCACGTGGAGAAGATGGCCGAGCTGGTGAGCGAGAAGACCGGCGGCGAATTTACCATGAACATCAGCTACGGCGGGCTTTCGAAGAACACCGAGAACCTTGATGGCATCGAGATCGGCGCCTTCGAGATGGCGCAGATCTGCGCCGGCTATCACCCCGACAAGAACCCCTCGCTCACTGTGCTCGAGCTGCCCTTCCTTGGCGTCGACACGCTCGACAAGGAAGTCGAGGTAAGCTTTGCGCTCTATGAGCATCCGGCGGTGAAGGAAGACCTCGCACGCTGGAACGCCACCCTGCTGATGCCCTCGCCGATGCCGCAATACAACATCGCCGGCGTGGGCGATGCGCCCAAGACGCTGGAAGACTACTCCGGCCTCACCGTGCGGGCGACCGGCGGGATCGGCCGGGCGATGGAGACCGTGGGCGCGGTGCCGACTTCGGTGACATCTTCCGAAGCTCGCCAAGCACTGGATTCGGGCGTGGTGAAGGGCGTGGCCTTTGCGCCCCATGCCCACATGAGCTTTGGCACCATCGAAGGCGCCAAGTGGTGGACGACCAACCTCAACCCCGGCACGGTGCAATGCCCGATCGTGGTGAACACCGATGCGCTGAACGCGCTGAGCGATTCCGAGCGCGAGGCGCTGATGGGTTCGGTCGACGAGGCGATCCAGCACTATGTCGACAACTACAACGGCGCAACCATGTCGAAGTGGGGCCCGCTGCTGGAGGAAAAGGGCATTGAGCAGGTGACCTATTCCGACGAGGCGCTGCAGGCCTTCCGCGATCAGGCCGCCGGCCCGATTGCCGCAGCCTGGGTCGAGGACAATGCGGCCAAGGGGCTTCCGGCGCAGGAGCTGCTGGACCTCGTGCAGGGCGTCATCGGCGGCGACAGCTGATACGACGCGCAATCTGAAGACACGGCGGGCCGGGGTGCACCCCTGGCCCGCCGTTCTGCAAAAAGGGGGCATGTCGTGGCAGGCGCATCGAACGTTATCGAGGATGACAGCACGCTCAGTCGGATCGACCGGGCGCTGTTTCGGGTGGAGACGCTGCTGGCGCTGATCGGCGGGATCGTGGTTTTTTCGCTGATGCTGCTGGCGGTCGGCTCGGTGGGCGGGCGCAAGCTGTTCAACCAGCCGCTGCCCGGCTACGTCGACTGGATCCAGTTCCTGATGCCCTTCATTGCCATTCTCGGGGTGAGCTACTGCCATCGGCTGGGCGGGCACATCCGGATGGATATTCTGGTGGGCCGCCTGAAGGGCCGGGCGCTGTGGCTGTTCGAGCTGTTGTCGACCCTGCTGGTTCTGGCGCTGATGCTGCTGCTTCTCTGGGGGAGCTGGTCGCATTTCGGGCGTTCGTTCGACTTTGGCCGACCGCTCTGGAGCGCCGACAGCTCGATCGACATCGGTCTTCCACTCTGGCCCGCCAAGCTTGTGGTTCCGCTGGCCTTCGGGGTGCTCTGCCTGCGGCTCTGCCTGCATGTCTGCGCTTACGGAAAGGCGCTGATCGAAGGGGCCGAGGCGCCGGTGGCCGTGCCGTTGATCGAGGATGCCGCCACACAGGCCGCCCATGAGGCCGAAACCGTATCCGGCTTCGAGGAGGACGCGCGATGACCTCCATCGAGATCGGGCTCTGGGTCACCGCCGGCCTTCTGGTGATGGTGCTGATCGGCACGAGGGTTGCCTTTGCCGCCGCGATTGCGGGGCTGGTGGGGCTGCTTTGGATCTTCTGGTCGAAGAAGGGCTATGACCCCGCGCAGTTCGGCTGGGCGCTTGGCGTTGCGGTGAAGACCGCCGGGCAGGTGCCGCATTCCAAGGTGTCGAGCCATGCGCTGTCGCTGATCCCCACCTTCATCCTGATCGGCTATCTGGCCTATTACGCCGGGCTGACCAAGGCGCTGTTCACCGCCGCAAAACGCTGGGTGGGCTGGCTGCCGGGGGGCCTCGGTGTTTCGACCGTCTTCGCCACCGCAGGTTTTGCCGCCGTCTCGGGCGCAAGCGTGGCGACCTCGGCGGTCTTCGCCCGCATCGCCATTCCGGAGATGCTGGCGGAGGGTTACGACAAGCGCTTTGCGGCGGGCGTCGTGGCGGCGGCCGGCACGCTGGCCTCGCTGATCCCGCCTTCGGCCATCCTGGTGATCTACGCGATCATCGTGGAGCAGGACGTGGGCGCGCTGCTGCTGGCAGGCTTCATCCCCGGCGCCTTCTCGGCGCTGATCTACGGCGGGATGGTCGTGGGCATGGCGATGGTCTGGAAGAAGCTGGGGCCGCCGGTGACGGGCTTCACCTGGGGCCAGCGCTTTGCATCGCTGCCGGGGGCCCTTCCGATCCTCTTCGTGGTGCTCATCATCATCTTCTTCATCTACAACCCCTTCGGCGGCGACGCCTGGGGCACGCCCACCGAGGGCGGCGCGCTCGGGGCCTTCGTGGTCTTCCTGATCGCGCTGTTCCGGGGCATGCGCTGGCCGGAACTGAAGAACGCGCTGCTGGAAACCGCC of Oceanicola sp. 502str15 contains these proteins:
- a CDS encoding TRAP transporter small permease, which gives rise to MRRISSMIARVANWGVGLGLTLLALMAVLVVAQVAARNFLDIGLPWADELARFSGIGLVFLSVPALAGRQSLVAVTMLPDLLGGRAARLLQLLADIATLVFAALLLWSFAEFLPRAGKFLTPAMRVPNWFYYSLALTGSLFLALVALDRIAATLRGKNPTAPYGEAGAEEALKTA
- a CDS encoding TRAP transporter substrate-binding protein, encoding MTHFNGLNRRSVLALGGAALAAPLVARPAFAATSLRYGHNNEVASVAGAQADWFAEALGQTSGGELEVQVFPNSQLGKLQELAEAVSLGTIAFSHNTAGALGSLYQPFAALDTPYLYRDIDHLMAVTDVESPVMQELNEGLIAAANVRVIYAHYFGRRNLTCNKAVMGPADLEGVKIRAVPFPIYTTAVEGMGAVAVPVDWSEVPTALATGVVQGQENPVNVVLNVKLYEVQSHLMLTGHMSNAEVVVMNEDVWQGLPDAQKEAVREASTQTREKATKAILDNEEGETQQLRDLGMTVIGEEDGLDLAGFRESVSKLVDERFGAEYGDLYAKIAAI
- a CDS encoding LacI family DNA-binding transcriptional regulator, with amino-acid sequence MATKADRPLLTDIATRAGVSMATVDRVVNRRKGVSERTRLRVLEAARAVGYLGDEEAAHIGAQRAMNITVLLPAGTNPYLRLLGDRVRARIGEREASAPFLRCFFIESFNAPALAAALRRAADWSDGVAFFAIEHPEVRAAAAEVAAQGVRLVTLVSNHGDRAGVAHIGLDNHAVGRTAGLLLGRLAGRREGAVALVAGSRNYRAHSEREAGFLSLLDEMFPALSLVGLREGHDDAAQNYRHTLALLDQQPDLVGIYNVGGSSGGITRALRERGREEVVFIGHGLTADTRRALLDGTMDAVFDQDPDLLLDRALAALARAQAPQGALKLDIYFRENLP
- a CDS encoding AEC family transporter; translation: MLILTIWPLFALICLGFLLSRRGWPDPGFWPAAEKLNYFLLFPALLVSSLANAPLTDPAILRMGGAALVAISLAALALWALRRFVLPARPARYGPAFQGVVRFNTYIGLAVTAGLTGTAGLGQAAVYLAIAVPFVNVLSIMALSEQTGLRAAPAMARSILTNPLILACLAGIALTLSGIGLPLGTDRFLDLMGRASLPLGLLCVGAALRPEALRQDFLPLVGIGALRLIAMPLFAAFIAGAMGLTGTEALVMVVFSAIPVAPTAYVLTRQLGGDGTLMAGLVTSQTLAAVATIPLVLWLLGMG
- a CDS encoding metal ABC transporter permease; protein product: MIEELLLPFQLPFMQYALAVAALISVPAAMLSCFLVLKGWSLMGDAVSHAVLPGVVLAYIVGLPLGIGAFLAGMGCALATGYLQENSRIKQDTVMGVVFSGMFALGLVIYTAIASDVHLDHILFGDILGIGPADLWEAGIIGGAVALALAVKWKDLLLHAFDPTQAKASGLPVGWLHYGLLVALSLTIVAALKAVGIILAIALLIAPGATAFLLTRRFHAMLMVSVGLALGCALAGTYASFWLNSAPAPTIVLAMTLCFIVAFLLTVQRARRSAQPLAPGSTTP
- a CDS encoding metal ABC transporter permease, with the translated sequence MILLEPFSYAYMTNAMWVSALVGCVCAFLSAFLMLKGWSLIGDALSHAIVPGVAGAYMLGLPFALGAFLSGGLAAGAMLFLNQRTGLKEDAIIGLIFTSFFGLGLFMVSVSPVPVNIQTITLGNILAITPGDTLQLVIIAVVTLVILTAKWRDLMVTFFDESHARSIGLNTNGLRILFFTLLAASTVAALQTVGAFLVISMVVTPGATAYLLTDRFHRLIWLSVAIGAGTGFFGAYISYFLNGATGGVIVLLQVGLFLVAFFLAPTHGMLAARRRAREALQ
- a CDS encoding manganese/iron ABC transporter ATP-binding protein; the protein is MSLAPDPLEHHEPGTPAAGGGVLVDDITVTYRNGHTALSHASFEIPKGTITALVGVNGAGKSTLFKAIMGFLNVAAGDIRVLGLPVREALKKNLVAYVPQAEEVDWAFPVLVEDVVMMGRYGHMGFLRRPRAADREAVTASLARVGMSDFRHRQIGELSGGQRKRVFLARALAQEGRVILLDEPFTGVDVTTEEEIIKLLRELRDEGRVMLVSTHNLGSVPEFCDRTVLVKGTVLAYGPTSQTFTRENLEEAFGGVLRHFVLGGADLHDDEDARSITVITDDERPFVMYQEHKDPADPEEDEDWE
- a CDS encoding metal ABC transporter substrate-binding protein; the encoded protein is MRSLTALLLATLALWPAAGWAEKFRVATTFTVIADMARNVAGETAEVVSVTPPGAEIHNYAPAPRDILAARDADLILWNGLNLELWFEKFFRNLGGVPSAVVSEGVEPMSITSGPYDGKPNPHAWMGLTSAEIYVNNIAAAMAEHDPDNAATYMANAEAYKAEIAATIAPIRDAILALPEEERWLVTSEGAFSYLARDYGLKELFLWPINADQQGTPQQVRGVIDAIREHDIKVVFSESTISDKPARQVARETGAAYGGVLYVDSLTEADGPVPTYLDLLRVTSQTILDGLTGAAQ
- a CDS encoding C4-dicarboxylate TRAP transporter substrate-binding protein, translated to MHMMTKVAVAALMTAGIAGEAAATEWNVSVWGKRRAFTEHVEKMAELVSEKTGGEFTMNISYGGLSKNTENLDGIEIGAFEMAQICAGYHPDKNPSLTVLELPFLGVDTLDKEVEVSFALYEHPAVKEDLARWNATLLMPSPMPQYNIAGVGDAPKTLEDYSGLTVRATGGIGRAMETVGAVPTSVTSSEARQALDSGVVKGVAFAPHAHMSFGTIEGAKWWTTNLNPGTVQCPIVVNTDALNALSDSEREALMGSVDEAIQHYVDNYNGATMSKWGPLLEEKGIEQVTYSDEALQAFRDQAAGPIAAAWVEDNAAKGLPAQELLDLVQGVIGGDS
- a CDS encoding TRAP transporter small permease subunit produces the protein MAGASNVIEDDSTLSRIDRALFRVETLLALIGGIVVFSLMLLAVGSVGGRKLFNQPLPGYVDWIQFLMPFIAILGVSYCHRLGGHIRMDILVGRLKGRALWLFELLSTLLVLALMLLLLWGSWSHFGRSFDFGRPLWSADSSIDIGLPLWPAKLVVPLAFGVLCLRLCLHVCAYGKALIEGAEAPVAVPLIEDAATQAAHEAETVSGFEEDAR
- a CDS encoding TRAP transporter large permease, which produces MTSIEIGLWVTAGLLVMVLIGTRVAFAAAIAGLVGLLWIFWSKKGYDPAQFGWALGVAVKTAGQVPHSKVSSHALSLIPTFILIGYLAYYAGLTKALFTAAKRWVGWLPGGLGVSTVFATAGFAAVSGASVATSAVFARIAIPEMLAEGYDKRFAAGVVAAAGTLASLIPPSAILVIYAIIVEQDVGALLLAGFIPGAFSALIYGGMVVGMAMVWKKLGPPVTGFTWGQRFASLPGALPILFVVLIIIFFIYNPFGGDAWGTPTEGGALGAFVVFLIALFRGMRWPELKNALLETAKLSVMIFTIIWGVLIYVRFLGFADLPGAFSDWISTLDQSPMITLLMILCAYAVLGMFMDAIGMLLLTLPIVYPAVIALNGGEAVTAADSAFGMNATGCAIWFGIIVVKMAELCLITPPIGLNCFVVAGVRPELSVQDVFRGAAPFFVADALTIAGLVAFPAIVLYLPGLLLGL